A single Cydia splendana unplaced genomic scaffold, ilCydSple1.2 scaffold_42_ctg1, whole genome shotgun sequence DNA region contains:
- the LOC134805563 gene encoding uncharacterized protein LOC134805563 has protein sequence MSTTLDTKLRREFEEKHINVEMPQYKQIRAFLHAKSEALLRDTHFTGVTSKNANTSKEATGTLPKPKRLNVTHTLLSPTVNPLPKGGDKQEVKPKVSGTPSVSATPKVVRKCSFCGEEHNISACKDFIAKSVDERMALTTERKWCYNCLNASHSVRQCTSIFSCRKCKRKHHTLLHREQAASNPEPSGEKSSSVVLLAKESLTPFNSPSNTTVLLATALVQIRDASGEFQTFRALLDAGSQNNLLTTQAAQRLKLEPTPTSEGPCGLGGAPATVTGKVTCDIGAKDTVHFRLEMFVSPHICDEQPIGRLNTSGWEELKTLPLADPGFDIPGPIDVLLAADVFAESLLDQRLKRCVNKPRALNSVFGWLIVGRIRLASSSLLSVPSPNMDDSLNNIVQRFWEIDTVPHSSRLTPDEQLCENSFTDEHYRDETGRYVVCLPFKDNAEPVFEGSREIALRRFHAIEKRLSRDPDLKQQYVDFMTDYIESGHMTLVPAKHMGQGKFYVPHHCILRPESATTKLRVVFDASARDAHSKSLNDSLLTGPKLQSNIAEILLHYREHEVVFMADVRQMYRQINVAPHHRDYQRILWRAHPDEPLQEYVLNTVTYGVSSAPFLACRTIQQLANDEGHKYPKAKTVLTSDIYVDDVVTGSSSLDDACDIKSQVIALFKLCAFELRKWVSNRPELLRDLPSEMCLSDAIAFTEAEDTTVKVLGLKWEPASDSFVFNAQPSNQPCTKRTILSEVARIFDPLGFLSPLTIQAKALIQKLWILGSSWDETPPPEIVSQWSNFSQQLPQVRDLKIPRKFTIKGAQSYQLHGFCDSSEVAYGAVVYLRVTESDGSVRVHLVCAKARVCPLRKQSLPRLELCAAVLLADLIKFVKDTLRLPVDETYLWTSFLPLVGDTFPLERIPQISVHEGSFLGNF, from the exons ATGTCGACGACA TTAGATACAAAGCTGCGACGCGAGTTTGAGGAGAAACACATCAACGTGGAGATGCCTCAGTACAAGCAGATTAGGGCATTTTTACACGCGAAAAGCGAAGCTTTGTTGCGCGATACGCACTTTACCGGCGTTACTTCTAAAAACGCGAACACTTCTAAAGAGGCAACGGGAACTTTACCGAAACCGAAGCGACTTAACGTCACGCATACTCTCCTCTCTCCTACCGTGAACCCCCTTCCAAAGGGTGGTGACAAACAAGAGGTGAAACCGAAAGTTTCGGGAACTCCGTCAGTTTCGGCAACTCCGAAAGTTGTCCGAAAATGTTCCTTCTGTGGTGAAGAGCACAACATATCAGCCTGCAAGGACTTTATAGCTAAATCAGTGGATGAACGAATGGCTCTTACCACGGAGAGGAAATGGTGCTACAACTGTCTTAACGCGTCTCATTCAGTGCGACAATGCACATCGATATTCTCTTGTCGGAAATGCAAGCGGAAGCACCACACTCTGTTGCACCGAGAGCAAGCTGCCAGCAATCCTGAACCTTCTGGTGAAAAATCAAGCTCAGTCGTCTTACTGGCTAAAGAATCGTTGACTCCGTTCAATTCACCTTCGAATACAACCGTGCTACTGGCAACCGCGCTCGTCCAAATTCGTGATGCTTCGGGCGAGTTTCAGACATTCCGGGCGTTATTGGACGCCGGAAGTCAAAATAATCTTCTCACTACACAAGCGGCTCAACGGCTAAAGTTGGAGCCTACACCGACTAGTGAGGGGCCATGCGGCCTAGGAGGTGCACCCGCAACAGTGACTGGCAAAGTCACATGCGATATAGGTGCCAAGGATACCGTACATTTCCGTCTGGAAATGTTTGTTTCACCACACATTTGTGATGAACAACCAATCGGAAGACTCAATACGAGTGGATGGGAGGAACTCAAAACATTACCGTTAGCTGATCCTGGTTTTGATATTCCTGGTCCAATTGATGTCTTGCTCGCTGCCGATGTCTTTGCTGAGTCACTTCTCGACCAACGTTTGAAACGCTGCGTCAATAAACCGCGTGCTCTCAACTCTGTCTTCGGATGGCTGATTGTCGGTAGAATCCGACTAGCATCGTCGTCTTTATTAAGTGTGCCATCACCTAATATGGATGACAGCTTAAACAATATTGTTCAACGCTTCTGGGAAATCGATACCGTTCCACATTCTTCCCGATTAACCCCAGATGAACAACTCTGTGAAAATAGTTTCACAGACGAGCATTACCGTGACGAGACTGGTAGGTACGTCGTCTGTCTCCCCTTCAAAGATAACGCTGAGCCTGTGTTTGAAGGCTCTCGGGAGATAGCGTTACGACGCTTCCATGCTATCGAAAAGCGCCTTTCTCGTGATCCAGACTTGAAACAACAATATGTTGATTTCATGACCGACTACATCGAAAGTGGTCACATGACTTTGGTGCCTGCTAAGCACATGGGTCAAGGCAAGTTTTATGTGCCGCATCACTGCATTTTGCGCCCTGAGAGCGCCACAACGAAGCTTCGCGTTGTTTTTGACGCTTCAGCTAGAGATGCGCATTCCAAATCGCTTAACGACTCGCTATTAACAGGCCCAAAGTTACAATCCAACATTGCGGAGATTCTTCTTCACTACCGGGAGCACGAAGTGGTCTTTATGGCCGACGTGCGCCAAATGTACCGTCAAATTAACGTTGCTCCGCATCACCGGGATTACCAGCGTATTCTCTGGCGAGCTCACCCAGATGAGCCTCTTCAGGAATACGTATTGAACACCGTAACGTACGGAGTCTCCTCGGCTCCGTTTCTTGCTTGCCGAACGATCCAGCAATTGGCCAACGATGAAGGTCATAAGTATCCGAAGGCCAAAACCGTTCTAACTTCCGATATTTACGTCGACGACGTCGTTACCGGAAGTTCTTCGCTGGATGACGCTTGTGACATCAAGTCACAGGTTATCGCACTTTTCAAGCTCTGCGCGTTCGAGCTAAGAAAATGGGTAAGCAACCGACCCGAACTTCTTCGGGATTTGCCCTCAGAAATGTGTCTCTCGGACGCCATCGCATTTACCGAGGCCGAAGACACCACCGTTAAGGTCCTTGGCCTTAAATGGGAACCTGCTTCAGACTCGTTCGTTTTTAACGCCCAACCTTCTAATCAACCGTGTACCAAACGAACGATTCTAAGTGAGGTCGCCAGAATCTTCGACCCTTTGGGTTTCTTGTCCCCATTGACAATCCAAGCCAAAGCCTTGATCCAAAAACTTTGGATTCTCGGCTCTTCGTGGGATGAAACTCCTCCTCCGGAAATTGTGTCCCAATGGAGCAATTTCTCTCAGCAACTTCCTCAAGTTAGAGATTTGAAAATCCCTCGCAAATTCACCATCAAAGGTGCTCAATCGTATCAGTTGCACGGGTTTTGTGACAGTTCTGAGGTAGCGTATGGCGCCGTTGTATATCTACGAGTCACCGAGTCTGATGGCTCCGTCCGCGTCCACCTCGTTTGCGCAAAGGCCAGAGTTTGTCCACTCCGGAAACAATCTTTGCCCAGATTAGAACTGTGCGCAGCAGTGCTACTTGCTGATCTCATCAAGTTCGTCAAGGACACGCTACGGCTGCCTGTCGACGAAACCTACCTTTG GACATCGTTCCTACCGCTTGTTGGAGACACGTTCCCTCTGGAACGAATCCCGCAGATATCTGTTCACGAGGGCAGTTTCCTCGGGAACTTTTAA